One segment of Primulina huaijiensis isolate GDHJ02 unplaced genomic scaffold, ASM1229523v2 scaffold25443, whole genome shotgun sequence DNA contains the following:
- the LOC140967539 gene encoding O-fucosyltransferase 1 isoform X2, with product MRRPVHRHQQKQSGVRGMFGRLSFAVIVLVICTLSLLSATRSSNRAVSRSEIDVDTLWDTAASSGWRPSSAPRSYWPPPPPETNGYLRVRCNGGLNQQRSAICNAVLAARIMNATLVLPELDANSFWHDDSGFHGVYDVEHFIKSLRYDVNIVESIPEIRKNGKIKKIKAFQLRPDRDASISWYTTVALEKMKQHGAIYLTPFSHRMAEEIDNPEYQRLRCRVNYHALRFKPHIMELSNSIVNRLRAQGHFMAIHLRFEMDMLAFAGCFDIFTAEEQNFLKKYRNENFAPKKLIYGERRAIGKCPLTPEEVGLVLRAMGFDNSTTIYIASGDLFGGERFMKPFRSLFPRLENHKTVDSTGELAKNTNGILGSAVDYMVCLLSDIFMPTYDGPSNFANNLLGHRLYYGFRTNIQPDRKSLAPIFIDREKGRVAGFEEDVRRVMQNTNFGGPHKRISPESFYTNSWPECFCRIPATNPADKCPPDNVVDILDSQLTTGVVDDTKSVSTNSTSIVDE from the exons ATGAGAAG ACCGGTGCATAGGCACCAGCAGAAGCAATCTGGAGTTAGAGGCATGTTTGGCAGACTATCATTTGCTGTAATTGTACTTGTGATCTGCACTCTCTCTCTTTTATCCGCTACCAGGAGTAGCAATCGAGCCGTATCTCGATCCGAG ATTGATGTGGATACACTTTGGGATACAGCTGCTTCCAGTGGATGGAGACCATCTTCTGCTCCACGATCTTATTGGCCTC CTCCTCCACCAGAAACCAATGGTTATTTGCGAGTTCGCTGTAATGGTGGCCTCAATCAGCAAAGAAGTGCG ATATGTAATGCTGTTCTTGCTGCTCGAATTATGAATGCCACACTTGTTCTGCCTGAACTTGACGCAAATTCTTTTTGGCATGACGACAG TGGATTTCATGGTGTCTATGATGTCGAGCATTTTATCAAGTCGTTGAGGTATGATGTAAACATTGTTGAAAGTATTCCAGAAATCCGAAAAAATGGGAAGATCAAGAAGATAAAAGCTTTTCAG CTGCGGCCTGATAGAGATGCTTCCATCAGTTGGTACACGACAGTTGCTTTAGAGAAGATGAAGCAGCATGGTGCTATTTATCTTACCCCTTTCTCTCATCGCATGGCTGAAGAGATTGATAACCCTGAGTATCAACGATTAAGGTGTCGAGTGAACTATCATGCATTAAGATTTAAGCCCCACATTATGGAGCTTAGTAACTCAATAGTGAACAGACTTCGTGCACAAGGTCACTTCATGGCTATACATCTTCGCTTTGAGATGGATATGCTTGCATTTGCTGG GTGCTTTGATATATTCACTGcagaagaacaaaattttttaaagaaatatcgGAATGAAAATTTTGCACCAAAGAAACTTATTTACGGTGAAAGAAGGGCGATTGGAAAGTGCCCTTTAACTCCAGAAGAG GTGGGTCTGGTCTTACGAGCAATGGGGTTTGATAACTCTACTACGATATACATTGCATCTGGGGACCTATTTGGGGGTGAGCGATTCATGAAACCTTTTCGATCTTTGTTCCCTCGCCTCGAGAATCACAAGACAGTAGATTCCACTGGCGAACTTGCCAAGAATACAAATGGCATTTTGGGTTCCGCGGTAGATTATATGGTTTGTCTGCTTTCAGACATTTTCATGCCAACATATGATGGCCCAAGCAACTTTGCTAATAATCTACTCGGTCACCGCCTCTACTATGGTTTCCGCACAAACATTCAACCGGATAGAAAATCTCTTGCCCCTATCTTTATTGATCGGGAAAAGGGGCGTGTGGCAGGTTTTGAAGAAGATGTTAGACGGGTGATGCAAAACACAAACTTTGGTGGACCACACAAACGGATATCACCCGAGTCATTCTATACAAATTCTTGGCCCGAGTGCTTTTGCCGGATACCGGCTACCAATCCAGCTGATAAATGCCCACCAGATAATGTCGTGGATATTCTGGACAGTCAGTTGACAACAGGAGTGGTTGACGATACAAAATCTGTCTCAACGAATTCAACATCCATAGTAGATGAGTAG
- the LOC140967539 gene encoding O-fucosyltransferase 1 isoform X1: protein MRSRPVHRHQQKQSGVRGMFGRLSFAVIVLVICTLSLLSATRSSNRAVSRSEIDVDTLWDTAASSGWRPSSAPRSYWPPPPPETNGYLRVRCNGGLNQQRSAICNAVLAARIMNATLVLPELDANSFWHDDSGFHGVYDVEHFIKSLRYDVNIVESIPEIRKNGKIKKIKAFQLRPDRDASISWYTTVALEKMKQHGAIYLTPFSHRMAEEIDNPEYQRLRCRVNYHALRFKPHIMELSNSIVNRLRAQGHFMAIHLRFEMDMLAFAGCFDIFTAEEQNFLKKYRNENFAPKKLIYGERRAIGKCPLTPEEVGLVLRAMGFDNSTTIYIASGDLFGGERFMKPFRSLFPRLENHKTVDSTGELAKNTNGILGSAVDYMVCLLSDIFMPTYDGPSNFANNLLGHRLYYGFRTNIQPDRKSLAPIFIDREKGRVAGFEEDVRRVMQNTNFGGPHKRISPESFYTNSWPECFCRIPATNPADKCPPDNVVDILDSQLTTGVVDDTKSVSTNSTSIVDE from the exons ATGAGAAG TAGACCGGTGCATAGGCACCAGCAGAAGCAATCTGGAGTTAGAGGCATGTTTGGCAGACTATCATTTGCTGTAATTGTACTTGTGATCTGCACTCTCTCTCTTTTATCCGCTACCAGGAGTAGCAATCGAGCCGTATCTCGATCCGAG ATTGATGTGGATACACTTTGGGATACAGCTGCTTCCAGTGGATGGAGACCATCTTCTGCTCCACGATCTTATTGGCCTC CTCCTCCACCAGAAACCAATGGTTATTTGCGAGTTCGCTGTAATGGTGGCCTCAATCAGCAAAGAAGTGCG ATATGTAATGCTGTTCTTGCTGCTCGAATTATGAATGCCACACTTGTTCTGCCTGAACTTGACGCAAATTCTTTTTGGCATGACGACAG TGGATTTCATGGTGTCTATGATGTCGAGCATTTTATCAAGTCGTTGAGGTATGATGTAAACATTGTTGAAAGTATTCCAGAAATCCGAAAAAATGGGAAGATCAAGAAGATAAAAGCTTTTCAG CTGCGGCCTGATAGAGATGCTTCCATCAGTTGGTACACGACAGTTGCTTTAGAGAAGATGAAGCAGCATGGTGCTATTTATCTTACCCCTTTCTCTCATCGCATGGCTGAAGAGATTGATAACCCTGAGTATCAACGATTAAGGTGTCGAGTGAACTATCATGCATTAAGATTTAAGCCCCACATTATGGAGCTTAGTAACTCAATAGTGAACAGACTTCGTGCACAAGGTCACTTCATGGCTATACATCTTCGCTTTGAGATGGATATGCTTGCATTTGCTGG GTGCTTTGATATATTCACTGcagaagaacaaaattttttaaagaaatatcgGAATGAAAATTTTGCACCAAAGAAACTTATTTACGGTGAAAGAAGGGCGATTGGAAAGTGCCCTTTAACTCCAGAAGAG GTGGGTCTGGTCTTACGAGCAATGGGGTTTGATAACTCTACTACGATATACATTGCATCTGGGGACCTATTTGGGGGTGAGCGATTCATGAAACCTTTTCGATCTTTGTTCCCTCGCCTCGAGAATCACAAGACAGTAGATTCCACTGGCGAACTTGCCAAGAATACAAATGGCATTTTGGGTTCCGCGGTAGATTATATGGTTTGTCTGCTTTCAGACATTTTCATGCCAACATATGATGGCCCAAGCAACTTTGCTAATAATCTACTCGGTCACCGCCTCTACTATGGTTTCCGCACAAACATTCAACCGGATAGAAAATCTCTTGCCCCTATCTTTATTGATCGGGAAAAGGGGCGTGTGGCAGGTTTTGAAGAAGATGTTAGACGGGTGATGCAAAACACAAACTTTGGTGGACCACACAAACGGATATCACCCGAGTCATTCTATACAAATTCTTGGCCCGAGTGCTTTTGCCGGATACCGGCTACCAATCCAGCTGATAAATGCCCACCAGATAATGTCGTGGATATTCTGGACAGTCAGTTGACAACAGGAGTGGTTGACGATACAAAATCTGTCTCAACGAATTCAACATCCATAGTAGATGAGTAG
- the LOC140967548 gene encoding uncharacterized protein — MVNKKVPEWLNSSLWSAPQPPLSPQTSQNPGAAIVEAPAAVARPESPSTSNTSAAAVKEEDRDPLVGSHGNDGGFSYNDDENGSFSARSTASSGGVVAAWPPPPPLPAAEDVSRHAQLLQELSRKIINMGEIRRLASQGIPDGSGIRPTAWKLLLGYLPTDRSLWPSELAKKKSQYKHFKEELLMNPTDITRKLEKSSLENNEPDGTQGFLSRSEITHGEHPLSLGKSSVWNKFFQDTEIMEQIDRDVMRTHPDMPFFSGDSTFAKSNQEALRNILIVFAKLNPGIRYVQGMNEILAPLYYVFTNDPNEENTGSAEADTFFCFVELLSGFRDNFVQQLDNSVVGIRSTITRLSQLLKEHDEELWRHLEMTTKVNPQFYAFRWITLLLTQEFNFGDCLLIWDALLSDPDGPQETLLRICCAMLIIVRRRLLAGDFTANLKLLQHYPSTNISHLLYVANKLRIHVGG; from the exons ATGGTGAACAAAAAGGTGCCCGAATGGCTCAATAGCTCCCTCTGGTCGGCTCCTCAACCTCCTCTATCGCCGCAGACTTCACAGAACCCTGGCGCCGCGATTGTCGAGGCGCCGGCGGCGGTGGCACGGCCGGAGTCTCCCAGTACTTCTAACACGTCTGCTGCTGCTGTGAAAGAGGAAGATAGGGATCCGCTTGTTGGTAGTCATGGTAATGATGGTGGCTTTTCATAcaatgatgatgaaaatggaaGCTTTTCAGCTCGTTCAACGGCTTCTTCTGGTGGTGTGGTCGCAGCTTGGCCGCCGCCGCCACCACTTCCTGCTGCTGAGGATGTTTCTAGGCATGCTCAGCTTTTGCAAGAG TTGTCAaggaaaattataaatatgggAGAAATACGGAGGCTAGCATCACAAGGGATTCCTGATGGATCTGGGATTCGTCCAACGGCGTGGAAG CTGTTATTAGGGTATTTACCAACCGATCGCTCGCTTTGGCCTTCGGAACTGGCCAAGAAAAAGTCACAGTATAAACATTTCAAAGAGGAGTTGTTGATGAATCCT ACGGATATTACCAGGAAGTTGGAAAAATCAAGTCTTGAGAACAATGAACCAGATGGAACTCAGGGCTTCCTCTCAAGATCAGAGATAACTCATGGAGAGCATCCCTTAAGTCTCGGGAAGAGTAGTGTATGGAATAAATTCTTTCAG GACACTGAAATAATGGAACAGATTGACCGTGATGTCATGCGTACTCACCCAGATATGCCCTTCTTCTCAGGAGACTCAACTTTTGCTAAATCCAACCAA GAAGCTTTAAGAAATATATTGATTGTATTTGCAAAGTTGAATCCTGGAATAAGATATGTGCAAGGGATGAATGAAATCTTAGCACCACTATACTATGTGTTCACCAATGACCCGAATGAAGAAAACACG GGTTCAGCTGAAGCAGACACTTTCTTCTGTTTTGTGGAGCTATTGAGTGGGTTTCGGGATAATTTTGTTCAGCAACTTGATAACAGTGTTGTGGGGATACGGTCTACCATCACGAGATTATCGCAGCTTCTAAAGGAGCATGATGAAGAATTGTGGCGTCATCTTGAAATGACCACAAAA GTCAATCcccagttttatgcattcaggTGGATTACGCTACTTTTGACCCAAGAATTTAATTTTGGAGACTGTCTCTTAATTTGGGATGCACTTCTGAGTGACCCTGATGGTCCTCAA GAAACGTTACTTCGAATTTGTTGTGCGATGCTGATAATTGTCCGGAGGCGTCTACTTGCAGGCGACTTTACTGCTAATCTGAAGCTACTCCAGCACTATCCATCCACAAACATCAGCCACCTTCTTTATGTTGCTAACAAGCTGCGTATACATGTGGGTGGATGA